From the Lathyrus oleraceus cultivar Zhongwan6 chromosome 4, CAAS_Psat_ZW6_1.0, whole genome shotgun sequence genome, one window contains:
- the LOC127075779 gene encoding uncharacterized protein LOC127075779 codes for MELPVIDLSSYLSVSDERDPRIQSLCAEVSRNLSETGALLVKDPRCTVEDNDRFIDMMEKYFSSPHEFKMLQERPHLHYQVGVTPEKVEVPRSLVDEEMQKKVKEMPQEHQPHTPVGADLKWRYFWRIGPRPSLTRFQELNAEPVIPEGFPEWKQTMDSWGYKMIAAIEVVSEMAAIGFGLPKDAFTSLMKLGPHLLAPTGSDLEKYNQEGTIFAGYHYDLNFLTIHGRSRFPGLNIWLRNGQKVAVKVPVGCLLIQTGKQIEWLTGGDCIAGMHEVVATKRTIDAINAAKEENRSLWRVSSTLFAHIASDAVLKPLGHFAESPLASKYPHLCAGEYVEQELAVINLKGKN; via the exons ATGGAACTACCAGTCATAGATCTATCCTCATACCTCTCCGTCTCCGACGAACGCGATCCGCGAATCCAATCTCTCTGCGCCGAAGTCAGCCGCAACCTGAGCGAAACCGGAGCACTTCTCGTCAAGGATCCGCGATGCACTGTCGAAGACAACGATCGCTTCATTGACATGATGGAAAAGTACTTCTCATCTCCACATGAGTTCAAGATGCTTCAAGAAAGACCTCACCTGCATTACCAG GTTGGGGTTACGCCGGAAAAAGTGGAAGTCCCGAGGAGTTTGGTGGATGAAGAAATGCAGAAGAAAGTGAAGGAAATGCCTCAAGAACACCAGCCTCATACTCCGGTTGGTGCTGATCTAAAATGGAGATACTTTTGGAGAATCGGTCCTCGACCTTCGCTTACACGATTTCAG GAACTCAATGCGGAGCCAGTAATTCCGGAAGGTTTTCCAGAATGGAAACAAACTATGGATTCCTGGGGATACAAAATGATAGCAGCAATTGAA GTTGTATCTGAAATGGCTGCTATTGGGTTTGGTCTTCCAAAGGATGCATTCACGTCTCTCATGAAGCTG GGCCCACATCTGTTAGCTCCAACAGGGAGTGACCTTGAAAAGTACAATCAAGAAGGGACCATTTTTGCAGGATATCATTATGACCTTAACTTCTTAACAATTCATGGTAGAAGTAGGTTTCCTGGATTGAATATCTGGCTAAGAAATGGACAAAAAGTTGCAGTTAAGGTTCCGGTAGGATGTCTTCTTATTCAGACAGGAAAGCAG ATAGAGTGGTTGACTGGAGGGGACTGCATTGCTGGCATGCACGAAGTAGTTGCCACAAAAAGGACCATTGATGCAATCAATGCAGCTAAAGAGGAAAACCGTAGCTTATGGAGAGTTTCTTCAACT TTGTTTGCGCACATCGCATCAGATGCAGTTCTGAAGCCATTGGGACATTTTGCCGAATCACCACTAGCAAGCAAATACCCGCATCTATGTGCAGGAGAATATGTTGAGCAAGAGCTTGCTGTAATCAATCTCAAAGGAAAGAATTGA